One region of Pogona vitticeps strain Pit_001003342236 chromosome 1, PviZW2.1, whole genome shotgun sequence genomic DNA includes:
- the MRPL16 gene encoding large ribosomal subunit protein uL16m isoform X2: protein MGLCPFPVVACKVEAGSCPQKEKVAYRDGLRKESLSCRLHRCKKRNGKKETSTGSNTTRILTAGMKTLIIPPDYSGITIPEKPKLKFLEKVPNVPKARREPKNLRDICGPSLEATEFTEGQYGIMALDGGYLRWEHMEMMRLTINRHLNPKTMFAVWRIPAPYKPVTRKGLGHRMGGGKGAIAFYVTAVKSGRLLVEVGGHCEFSQVEYFLNQVVKKLPFKAKAVSRKSLQEMREIKEERRRSNQNPWTFERIIKANMLGVRKHLSPYDLTLKGCYWGRFYLPDRI from the exons ATGGGCCTCTGTCCATTCCCCGTTGTTGCCTGTAAGGTAGAGGCGGGGTCCTGTCCGCAAAAGGAGAAGGTTGCTTACAGGGACGGGCTACGGAAGGAGAGTCTCTCATGCCGGTTACACCGATGTAAAAAAAGAAACGGAAAAAAAGAAACCTCAACAG GGTCCAATACAACCAGAATTCTCACTGCTGGCATGAAGACACTTATAATTCCACCAGATTACAGTG GGATCACAATTCCTGAGAAACCCAAGCTGAAATTTCTCGAAAAAGTTCCAAATGTGCCGAAAGCCAGGCGCGAGCCCAAGAATTTACGTGATATCTGTGGCCCATCTTTAGAAGCCACTGAATTCACTGAAGGACAATATGGTATCATG GCTCTGGATGGTGGCTACCTTCGCTGGGAGCACATGGAAATGATGCGCTTGACGATCAACCGGCACTTGAATCCCAAGACCATGTTTGCTGTGTGGAGAATTCCTGCTCCTTATAAGCCCGTTACCCGTAAAGGACTAGGGCATCGCATGGGTGGTGGTAAAGGTGCAATAGCCTTCTATGTGACAGCAGTGAAGAGTGGCCGTCTTCTTGTTGAAGTGGGTGGACACTGCGAATTTAGTCAGGTGGAATATTTTCTAAATCAGGTCGTCAAGAAGTTGCCTTTTAAAGCCAAAGCAGTCAGCCGGAAATCCCTACAGGAGATGCGGGAAATTAAGGAGGAGAGGAGGCGCAGCAACCAGAATCCATGGACTTTTGAACGCATTATCAAAGCCAACATGCTAGGGGTAAGAAAACACTTGAGCCCTTATGACTTGACACTGAAGGGCTGCTATTGGGGAAGGTTCTATCTGCCTGACAGAATATGA
- the MRPL16 gene encoding large ribosomal subunit protein uL16m isoform X1, whose amino-acid sequence MWKCVGRSLFVFSRAPAGSNTTRILTAGMKTLIIPPDYSGITIPEKPKLKFLEKVPNVPKARREPKNLRDICGPSLEATEFTEGQYGIMALDGGYLRWEHMEMMRLTINRHLNPKTMFAVWRIPAPYKPVTRKGLGHRMGGGKGAIAFYVTAVKSGRLLVEVGGHCEFSQVEYFLNQVVKKLPFKAKAVSRKSLQEMREIKEERRRSNQNPWTFERIIKANMLGVRKHLSPYDLTLKGCYWGRFYLPDRI is encoded by the exons ATGTGGAAGTGCGTCGGGCGCTCGTTGTTCGTCTTCAGCAGAGCTCCGGCAG GGTCCAATACAACCAGAATTCTCACTGCTGGCATGAAGACACTTATAATTCCACCAGATTACAGTG GGATCACAATTCCTGAGAAACCCAAGCTGAAATTTCTCGAAAAAGTTCCAAATGTGCCGAAAGCCAGGCGCGAGCCCAAGAATTTACGTGATATCTGTGGCCCATCTTTAGAAGCCACTGAATTCACTGAAGGACAATATGGTATCATG GCTCTGGATGGTGGCTACCTTCGCTGGGAGCACATGGAAATGATGCGCTTGACGATCAACCGGCACTTGAATCCCAAGACCATGTTTGCTGTGTGGAGAATTCCTGCTCCTTATAAGCCCGTTACCCGTAAAGGACTAGGGCATCGCATGGGTGGTGGTAAAGGTGCAATAGCCTTCTATGTGACAGCAGTGAAGAGTGGCCGTCTTCTTGTTGAAGTGGGTGGACACTGCGAATTTAGTCAGGTGGAATATTTTCTAAATCAGGTCGTCAAGAAGTTGCCTTTTAAAGCCAAAGCAGTCAGCCGGAAATCCCTACAGGAGATGCGGGAAATTAAGGAGGAGAGGAGGCGCAGCAACCAGAATCCATGGACTTTTGAACGCATTATCAAAGCCAACATGCTAGGGGTAAGAAAACACTTGAGCCCTTATGACTTGACACTGAAGGGCTGCTATTGGGGAAGGTTCTATCTGCCTGACAGAATATGA
- the CBLIF gene encoding cobalamin binding intrinsic factor isoform X2, with product MRSLVGILFLLFIQSPCCLGCVVPSGQQWLVTGLENQLMNSINHLCSPNPSALIALNLAKNQDVCVPGQLLQQIKDTAAQEMTSGKVALYVLALRSSCENPREVVTPNGKINLVQILEDKTREETESYKKRSPKTTFYQLALDALALCFEESPDIENVAGILVKAANDLQLREAFSVDTAAVVSLALVCVYDDPSSNNLREKIPKVLKLLIDHILEKQQENGIIGNIYSTGLAIQALSVTSQFWSQDRWNCTKTLNKVLQEAYLGAFNNPNAISQILPSLVGKTYLDVKNLQCLPVNPIRVNYTIINHLIGLYFEHSIIIDVPPCSVLLDVLEAAKRDEPREFSFKTKETCWGPMVISINDIKADENEKTYWQFLSGNKPLDQGVGSYKPSNNENIVAIFSKY from the exons ATGAGGTCTCTGGTGGGAATCCTGTTCCTGCTTTTCATCCAAAGTCCATGCTGCCTGGGCTGTG TTGTTCCCAGTGGCCAGCAATGGTTGGTTACCGGACTTGAGAATCAACTGATGAACTCCATTAATCATCTGTGCTCCCCCAATCCCAGTGCCCTGATTGCTTTGAATCTGGCAAAGAACCAAGATGTATGTGTGCCAGGACAGCTTCTCCAGCAGATCAAAGATACAGCTGCACAAG AGATGACCTCAGGCAAAGTAGCCCTTTATGTCTTAGCTCTTCGATCCTCCTGTGAGAATCCTAGAGAAGTTGTTACACCAAATGGGAAGATCAACTTGGTTCAAATTCTGGAGGATAAAACTCGTGAAGAGACTGAATCTT ATAAGAAAAGGAGTCCCAAGACAACGTTCTACCAATTGGCACTGGATGCTCTGGCCCTGTGTTTTGAGGAAAGCCCAGATATTGAAAATGTTGCTGGCATCCTTGTCAAGGCAGCAAATGACCTCCAACTGAGGGAGGCTTTCTCTGTAG ATACAGCAGCCGTGGTCAGTTTGGCACTGGTCTGTGTGTACGATGACCCGTCCTCAAATAATCTTAGAGAAAAGATTCCGAAGGTCCTGAAATTGCTCATAGATCACATCCTtgagaagcagcaggaaaatggCATTATTGGAAACATCTATAGCACTGGCCTAGCAATTCAG GCCCTCAGTGTTACTTCTCAGTTCTGGTCCCAAGACAGATGGAACTGCACCAAGACACTGAACAAGGTGCTGCAGGAGGCCTACCTGGGAGCCTTCAATAACCCTAATGCTATTTCCCAGATCCTGCCGTCTCTAGTGGGAAAAACGTACTTGGATGTGAAGAATCTTCAATGCCTTCCAG TTAACCCCATTAGAGTAAATTACACCATAATCAATCACTTGATAGGACTCTACTTTGAACATAGCATCATAATAGATGTGCCACCCTGCTCTGTACTGCTTGatgtcctggaagcagcaaaacgTGATGAACCAAGAGAATTCAG CTTTAAAACTAAGGAAACCTGCTGGGGACCCATGGTTATCTCCATCAATGACATTAAAGCAGATGAGAATGAGAAGACCTACTGGCAATTTTTAAGTGGGAATAAACCTCTTGATCAAG GTGTTGGCAGCTACAAGCCTTCAAATAATGAAAACATTGTGGCCATCTTTAGTAAATACTGA
- the CBLIF gene encoding cobalamin binding intrinsic factor isoform X1, with protein sequence MFLLAVTFLCLLRPVTSAASLSSQTCIVPSGQQWLVTGLENQLMNSINHLCSPNPSALIALNLAKNQDVCVPGQLLQQIKDTAAQEMTSGKVALYVLALRSSCENPREVVTPNGKINLVQILEDKTREETESYKKRSPKTTFYQLALDALALCFEESPDIENVAGILVKAANDLQLREAFSVDTAAVVSLALVCVYDDPSSNNLREKIPKVLKLLIDHILEKQQENGIIGNIYSTGLAIQALSVTSQFWSQDRWNCTKTLNKVLQEAYLGAFNNPNAISQILPSLVGKTYLDVKNLQCLPVNPIRVNYTIINHLIGLYFEHSIIIDVPPCSVLLDVLEAAKRDEPREFSFKTKETCWGPMVISINDIKADENEKTYWQFLSGNKPLDQGVGSYKPSNNENIVAIFSKY encoded by the exons ATGTTCCTTTTGGCTGTCACCTTTCTGTGCCTGTTACGCCCAGTGACCAGTGCAGCATCTCTTTCCTCTCAGACTTGCA TTGTTCCCAGTGGCCAGCAATGGTTGGTTACCGGACTTGAGAATCAACTGATGAACTCCATTAATCATCTGTGCTCCCCCAATCCCAGTGCCCTGATTGCTTTGAATCTGGCAAAGAACCAAGATGTATGTGTGCCAGGACAGCTTCTCCAGCAGATCAAAGATACAGCTGCACAAG AGATGACCTCAGGCAAAGTAGCCCTTTATGTCTTAGCTCTTCGATCCTCCTGTGAGAATCCTAGAGAAGTTGTTACACCAAATGGGAAGATCAACTTGGTTCAAATTCTGGAGGATAAAACTCGTGAAGAGACTGAATCTT ATAAGAAAAGGAGTCCCAAGACAACGTTCTACCAATTGGCACTGGATGCTCTGGCCCTGTGTTTTGAGGAAAGCCCAGATATTGAAAATGTTGCTGGCATCCTTGTCAAGGCAGCAAATGACCTCCAACTGAGGGAGGCTTTCTCTGTAG ATACAGCAGCCGTGGTCAGTTTGGCACTGGTCTGTGTGTACGATGACCCGTCCTCAAATAATCTTAGAGAAAAGATTCCGAAGGTCCTGAAATTGCTCATAGATCACATCCTtgagaagcagcaggaaaatggCATTATTGGAAACATCTATAGCACTGGCCTAGCAATTCAG GCCCTCAGTGTTACTTCTCAGTTCTGGTCCCAAGACAGATGGAACTGCACCAAGACACTGAACAAGGTGCTGCAGGAGGCCTACCTGGGAGCCTTCAATAACCCTAATGCTATTTCCCAGATCCTGCCGTCTCTAGTGGGAAAAACGTACTTGGATGTGAAGAATCTTCAATGCCTTCCAG TTAACCCCATTAGAGTAAATTACACCATAATCAATCACTTGATAGGACTCTACTTTGAACATAGCATCATAATAGATGTGCCACCCTGCTCTGTACTGCTTGatgtcctggaagcagcaaaacgTGATGAACCAAGAGAATTCAG CTTTAAAACTAAGGAAACCTGCTGGGGACCCATGGTTATCTCCATCAATGACATTAAAGCAGATGAGAATGAGAAGACCTACTGGCAATTTTTAAGTGGGAATAAACCTCTTGATCAAG GTGTTGGCAGCTACAAGCCTTCAAATAATGAAAACATTGTGGCCATCTTTAGTAAATACTGA
- the CBLIF gene encoding cobalamin binding intrinsic factor isoform X3, which produces MNSINHLCSPNPSALIALNLAKNQDVCVPGQLLQQIKDTAAQEMTSGKVALYVLALRSSCENPREVVTPNGKINLVQILEDKTREETESYKKRSPKTTFYQLALDALALCFEESPDIENVAGILVKAANDLQLREAFSVDTAAVVSLALVCVYDDPSSNNLREKIPKVLKLLIDHILEKQQENGIIGNIYSTGLAIQALSVTSQFWSQDRWNCTKTLNKVLQEAYLGAFNNPNAISQILPSLVGKTYLDVKNLQCLPVNPIRVNYTIINHLIGLYFEHSIIIDVPPCSVLLDVLEAAKRDEPREFSFKTKETCWGPMVISINDIKADENEKTYWQFLSGNKPLDQGVGSYKPSNNENIVAIFSKY; this is translated from the exons ATGAACTCCATTAATCATCTGTGCTCCCCCAATCCCAGTGCCCTGATTGCTTTGAATCTGGCAAAGAACCAAGATGTATGTGTGCCAGGACAGCTTCTCCAGCAGATCAAAGATACAGCTGCACAAG AGATGACCTCAGGCAAAGTAGCCCTTTATGTCTTAGCTCTTCGATCCTCCTGTGAGAATCCTAGAGAAGTTGTTACACCAAATGGGAAGATCAACTTGGTTCAAATTCTGGAGGATAAAACTCGTGAAGAGACTGAATCTT ATAAGAAAAGGAGTCCCAAGACAACGTTCTACCAATTGGCACTGGATGCTCTGGCCCTGTGTTTTGAGGAAAGCCCAGATATTGAAAATGTTGCTGGCATCCTTGTCAAGGCAGCAAATGACCTCCAACTGAGGGAGGCTTTCTCTGTAG ATACAGCAGCCGTGGTCAGTTTGGCACTGGTCTGTGTGTACGATGACCCGTCCTCAAATAATCTTAGAGAAAAGATTCCGAAGGTCCTGAAATTGCTCATAGATCACATCCTtgagaagcagcaggaaaatggCATTATTGGAAACATCTATAGCACTGGCCTAGCAATTCAG GCCCTCAGTGTTACTTCTCAGTTCTGGTCCCAAGACAGATGGAACTGCACCAAGACACTGAACAAGGTGCTGCAGGAGGCCTACCTGGGAGCCTTCAATAACCCTAATGCTATTTCCCAGATCCTGCCGTCTCTAGTGGGAAAAACGTACTTGGATGTGAAGAATCTTCAATGCCTTCCAG TTAACCCCATTAGAGTAAATTACACCATAATCAATCACTTGATAGGACTCTACTTTGAACATAGCATCATAATAGATGTGCCACCCTGCTCTGTACTGCTTGatgtcctggaagcagcaaaacgTGATGAACCAAGAGAATTCAG CTTTAAAACTAAGGAAACCTGCTGGGGACCCATGGTTATCTCCATCAATGACATTAAAGCAGATGAGAATGAGAAGACCTACTGGCAATTTTTAAGTGGGAATAAACCTCTTGATCAAG GTGTTGGCAGCTACAAGCCTTCAAATAATGAAAACATTGTGGCCATCTTTAGTAAATACTGA